A portion of the Rhinolophus sinicus isolate RSC01 linkage group LG16, ASM3656204v1, whole genome shotgun sequence genome contains these proteins:
- the DRG1 gene encoding developmentally-regulated GTP-binding protein 1, with translation MSGTLAKIAEIEAEMARTQKNKATAHHLGLLKARLAKLRRELITPKGGGGGGPGEGFDVAKTGDARIGFVGFPSVGKSTLLSNLAGVYSEVAAYEFTTLTTVPGVIRYKGAKIQLLDLPGIIEGAKDGKGRGRQVIAVARTCNLILIVLDVLKPLGHKKIIENELEGFGIRLNSKPPNIGFKKKDKGGINLTATCPQSELDAETVKSILAEYKIHNADVTLRSDATADDLIDVVEGNRVYIPCIYVLNKIDQISIEELDIIYKVPHCVPISAHHRWNFDDLLEKIWDYLKLVRIYTKPKGQLPDYTSPVVLPYSRTTVEDFCMKIHKNLIKEFKYALVWGLSVKHNPQKVGKDHTLEDEDVIQIVKK, from the exons ATGAGCGGCACTTTAGCCAAGATTGCGGAGATCGAAGCCGAG ATGGCTCGGACTCAAAAGAACAAGGCCACTGCACACCACCTAGGGCTGCTTAAGGCTCGCCTTGCTAAGCTTCGCAGAGAACTCATTACTCcaaaaggtggtggtggtggtgggcccGGAGAAG GTTTTGATGTGGCCAAAACAGGTGATGCTCGAATTGGGTTTGTTGGTTTTCCGTCTGTGGGGAAGTCAACACTGCTCAGTAACCTGGCAGGGGTATATTCGGAGGTGGCAGCCTATGAGTTCACTACTCTGACCACTGTGCCTGGTGTCATCAGATACAAAGGTGCCAAGATCCAG CTCCTGGATCTCCCAGGTATCATTGAGGGTGCCAAGGATGGGAAAGGTAGAGGCCGTCAGGTCATTGCAG TGGCCCGAACGTGTAACTTGATCCTCATTGTCCTGGATGTCCTGAAGCCCTTGGGACATAAGAAGATAATTGAAAATGAACTGGAAGGCTTTGGCATTCGCTTGAACAGCAAACCCCCCAACATTGGCTTTAAGAAGAAGGATAAGGGAGGCATTAATCTTACGGCCACT TGCCCTCAGAGTGAACTGGATGCTGAAACTGTGAAGAGCATTCTGGCTGAATACAAAATTCATAATGCTGATGTGACTTTGCGTAGTGATGCCACAGCAGATGACCTCATTGATGTGGTGGAAGGAAACAG AGTTTATATCCCCTGTATCTATGTGTTAAATAAGATTGATCAGATCTCCATTGAGGAATTGGATATCATCTATAAGGTACCTCACTGTGTACCCATCTCTGCCCATCACCGCTGGAATTTTGATGACCTGTTGGAAAAGATCTGGGACTATCTGAAACTAGTGAGGAT TTACACCAAACCCAAAGGCCAGTTGCCAGATTACACATCCCCAGTGGTGCTGCCTTACTCCAGGACCACAGTGGAGGATTTCTGCATGAAGATTCACAAAAATcttattaaagaatttaaata TGCTCTGGTCTGGGGTCTCTCTGTGAAACACAATCCTCAAAAAGTGGGTAAAGACCATACATTGGAGGACGAGGATGTCATTCAGATTGTGAAGAAGTGA